The window CGGATCGCTCCGACGAGTTCGGTGGCCTCGTGGGCGAGGTGTTGCTCGAACCGACGAGGCTCTACACGGGCCCGCTCGTGCGGCTCCTGCAGGACGGGTCGGCGGCATCGGTCGCGGGGGCGATCCACGCGTTCAGCCACGTGACGGGTGGAGGTATCGCGGCCAATCTGGCGCGCGTGCTGCCGAAGGGCTCGTGGGTCGAGCTCGATCGGGGCGTGTGGTCGCCGCCGGACGTGTTCCGCGTGCTCACGTCGCTCGCGTCGTCGTCGCTCGAGGCGACGGAGGCGACCTGGAACCTCGGGATCGGGATGTTCGCGATCGTCGACGGTGCGTCGGCGGACGCGGTCGTGGCGGCGCTCGACGCGGCCGGGCTGCCGTCGTGGGTGGCCGGAACGGTGTCGACGAGCGAGCGCTCGTTCGAGGGCTTCGAGCAGGGCGCGAAGGGCGTCGACGGCGGCGCGGTGCGCCTCGTCGGCTCGTACGCGTCGTAGGGACGACGAACGGGCTGCGCCGATGACGGGCCTGCATCATGTCGAGCTGTGGGTGCCGGAGCTCGCGGCGGTCGAGGCCGAGTGGGCGTGGCTGTTCGAGCGGGTCGGGTTCGCGGACGGACGCGCGTGGCCGGGTGGTCGCACATGGACGGCCGGTGGCGTCGAGATCGTCCTGACCGAGTCCCCGACGATGCACGACGCGGGGCACGACCGGCGGCGGTCGGGTGTGAACCATCTCGCGTTCCGCGCGGGGACGGCCGCGACGGTCGACGCGACCATGGCCGGGGCGGCGTCGGCGGGGTGGCGGCCGCTGTACCAGGATCGCTACCCGTTCGCGGGCGGTCCGCAGCACTATGCGGGGTGGCTCGAGAACGCGTCGGGGTTCAAGGTCGAGCTCGTCGCGGACGATCAGGTGAGGAACTCGGGTCGCCCCGCGGCGACCCACTGCTCGTAGCGTGCGGTGATGCGTGGGGCGACGCGGTCGTAGCTCGCCCACGTGTCGGGCACCCGGTACGGGTTGGTGACGCGTGGCCCTGCGGCGTCGGTGTAGTCGTCGATGTAGGGCAGGCTGTCGTCGTCGCCCTCGTAGTAGGCGTGGGTGAACGCGTTTCCCTCGTCGGTGAGGTCGGAGCCGAGGAACTTCTCGTCCATCATCCTGATGAGGAACCTGCCCGGCGTCATGGCGCGCGTGCGCTTCGAGAGCAGGTGGATGGCGTCCCCCAGATCCGCGACGGCCCGGTCGCTCGCGTGGCCGTTGAGCAGACACCAGGCGACGAACATGCCGATGTGTGTCGAGGCGGCCCGTTTGGGCAGCAACTTGGGGAAGTCGCGCCCGTAGTGCCAGCTCGCATCGTCGTACTTGGCCACCATGGGGCCAATGTAGTCGACCGGCCCCGGGTCAATCGGGGCCCGACGACCACGGTGGTGGGTCGTCCTCGTGCGGTGGAGACGGTGAGCCGCGTCCGGAGGGGCCCGCGCTCTCGTGCGGGCCGTGCCGCGCCGTCGGCCGACTCGTCGACCGCGGCGTGGTGAATCGCTCGCTCGGGATGGCCGTGCGCCACGGTGCAGGTCGGACATGATCGGGAACGGGCCGAGGCCCGTTGGGGGCGGGTTCGGGGATCGGCGTCGCGGCGAAGATCGGGCCCGTGGGGTCGGGGATGTCGGTGTAGCGGCGGCCGTGGGGCGAGGTCCATTCGATGACACCGCCGGGGCGGTGGGTCGCCTGCCACTCCGACCGGTGCTTGAGCACGTGGTGCGCTCGGCAGAGGTGGGCGAGATTGTCGTGTGCGGTGGCGCCGCCGTGCTGCCAGTCGTGGGTGTGGTCGAGGTCGCAGTGGAGTGCCGCCGTGAGACACCCGGGGAACCGGCAGTGTGCTCGCGGGTGCGCAGGTGCTCGCGGAGTGCTGCGCCCGGGTCGTGGCGGTCGCTGCCGACCGGAATGCCCGTCATGGGGTGGGTGAGGATGCGGGTGAACGTCGGAGCGTCGGCGAGCAGCGTCGCGGCCTGCTCGATCGGGATGGGGGAGCGGCCGCCGAGGAGTGCCGGATCGTCGGTACGGCCGAGCAACGTGAGGGCGGGTACGGTGACCGCGACACGGCCCCGGATCGCGTGGATCCCCGAGAGGCCCGAGCCGCGCGTCGCCGTGTGTTCGCCGGGAGGTGCCTCGTCGTCGTGCGTTGCCCCGTTCGGACCAGCGCCGTTCGGACAGGCCCCGCCCGGACCGGCGTCGCTTCCGGTGGCGATGGTGCTCCGAGTGGAGTCGATGCCGTGCCGGGCGTCGGCGTCGGGCGCGACGCCGGTGAGCAGGAGCTCGCTCAGCACGTCGGCGCGAAGGTGGTCCAGTCGACGTGGGTCGGCGGGGTGGCGCAGGAGCTTCGCGTACCGGGTGAGTCGGTCGTGGATACCGGTGCCGAGCACGAGCGGGAGGCGTGCAGAGAGGATGCACATCGCGTCCTCGTCCTCCGTGATCCAGACCCGGCGTGCGTCACGGGCACGACGGTGGCGGTCGGCCAGCGGCTCGCGCAGATACCGCTCCGCCTCGCGACGCGCGGCGCGGTCGAGCCTGCCCGGAGTCGTCTCGCGCGCGATCGGCACGAGCGTGTGTTCGTAGGCCGCGCGGTCGTCGTCGTGGGCGATGCGCTCGCCGCGGTCACGGATGATCGCGGCGTGACGCGCGCTGATGAGGCCATCGCACAGCGCATGCAGCGTAGCGGGGAAGCGGTTGCGCAGCGCGTTCGATTCGGTCATCCGCCCACTCATCGCCTGTGTCGTCGTGCACGTGGCGACGGCCGCTTCGCTCGCGGCCTCGAGCACCGCGATTCTGATGCGCTCGGGATCACCGAGGTCGGGCAGTGTGTCGTCGCTGTCGCTGCGGACACCGACGGCAGCGCCATCGTCGTGGACGCCGACCTCACCTCGGCCACGTGCCACGGCGGTCGCGTAGAGGAACTCTTCGGTGCGGGCGCGGCCCCCTGCGACGGCGGCAGAAAGTGCGTCGAGGGCTCGCAGTAGCTCGACGGCCTCGTGCTGTGCGTCGCGGGGCTCGCCGCCCGCGCGGACGGACGCCTCGGCTGCTGCGAGCGCCGCCGTGCCCGCGCTGGCGACCTGTCCCGTGAGCAGGCGAACGCGCACGACGCCCCGCCCGGCGCACCGTGCGCGGGGCGGTTCGGGCTCGTGGCCAGGGGCCGGAGCGGCGTTCGCGTTCATGGTGCTACTTCATCACCACCCCCGGACATCCCGGCCGTCGGCTGCGTGTGCCGGATGCCGAGCTCCGACGTCGTCCAGGTTTCACCCCGAGACCGTGCGTGACGCCGCGCGGCCCCGCCGCCGGTGCCGCGTCGCACCGAGGAGCACGCTGGGAGCCGTTGCCGGCGGGTCGCCGGCGACGGAGAGGACCACCACGTGCACCCGAGCCGTGCCGCGCTCCTCGCCTGTCTCGGCGCCGGCTTCGCGACCCTCCTCGACGCCTCGGTCATCGCGTTCACGGCGCCCGCCGTGCGCGATTCCCTCGGCCTCGACACGGGGCAGGTGCAGTGGTTCCTCGCCTCGTTCTCGCTCACGTTCGGGCTCGGCCTCGCGCCCGCCGGCCGGCTCGGGGACGCCTACGGTCGCCGCACGCTCTTCACGATCGGTCTGCTCGTCTTCGTCACGGGCGCGATCGTCTCGGGGCTCGCGTTCGACGGTGCCGTCCTCGTCGGTGGCCGCCTGCTGCAGGGCTTCGGGGCGGGCGTCATCAGCGCCCAGGTACTCGGCGTCATGCAGGACGTCTTCACGGGGCAGGACCGCCTGCGCGCCCTCGCCGCCTACACTTCGGCCGGGGCGGCCGCCGGGATCGTCGGCCCGCTGCTCGCGGGTGGCCTGTTCGCGCTCCTCGATCCCGCGCTCGCGTGGCGCCTCGTGCTGCTCGCCCCCGCACCCTTCGCGGTCGTCACGATCGTCCTCGCCCTGCGCGGCCTGCCGCGCGACGGCGGCCGCCGCGCCCGCGTCTCGCTCGACCTGCCCGGCATCGCCCTGCTCGGCGCCCTCGTCGTGGTCGTCACGATCCCCGTCATCGATCCCGGTATCCCGCCCGCCGGGGCCGTCGCGATCGTCGTCGCGAGTGTTCTGCTCCTCGTCGCGCTCGTCGTGTGGGAGCGCGCGACGACCGCGCGCGGCAGGCTCGCGCTGTTCGCGCCAGCGCTCATCCGCTCGCGCGGATTCGTGCTCGGCAACGTCGCGGCGCTCCTCTGGTTCGGGAGCGTCCTCGCGACCGGGACCGTCACCGCCGTCCACTTTCTCGACTCGCACGGGATCGGTGCGCTCACCGTGGCGCTCGCCCTCGTCCCGGCCGCCGCGGGCCGCATCGTCGCCTCGCAGCAGGGCGCGCGGCTCTTCGCGCGTTCCGGCCCGATCGTCGTGCCGATCGGTCTGGCCGTGCACGCGACGTGCATCGCGACGATGTGGCTCGCGACGTTCCTCGTCGACGGCGTCGCGCTGTTCGTCACCGTCTGCCTCGTGCAGATCCCCGCCGGTATGGCGAGCGGCATCGTCGAGCCCGCGCTGCGCGCCGTGACGCTCGGACACGCGCCGCCCGGGTTCAACGGCGTCGCCGCCTCGTTCCTCCAGCTGACCCAGCGATTGTCGGCGACGTTCTTCGTCGCACTCACGACCGGCATCCTGCTGGCGGGCGCGGCGTCACCGACCGCCGCGCTCGGCTGGGCGCTCCTCGTGTGCGCACTCGCGGCCGCGTGCGCGGCGCTCACCGCGACCGACCGCTCCGTCCGCGGGGCACCCGGCCGCTGAGCGCCGCCGGCGGGGAACCGGGCGTCGGACGGGACCGCGTCAGCGGGCCGCGATGCGTGCCGCCTCGGCTCGGTACCGTTCGCGCAGACCGTGATCGTCCGCCGGGTCGAGGTGCGCGACCGTCTCGACGGGCCAGTCGGGCCGCACGCGCGTGAGCGTCCACACGGCCTGCCGCGCCGCACCGTCGGCGACGTACTCGCCCGGTGCGGGCACGTCGACGGGCACGTCGAACACGTGCGGCACGACCGCCTGCACGCCGGGCGAGACCGCGGCCCCGCCGATGAGCAGCACGCGCCGCACGGTCACGCCGAGCGCGCGGTGCGCATCGAGCGCCTCCGCGAGATTGCACAGCACGCCCTCGACGCTCGCCCGAGCGAGCCCGGCACGAGTGAGCGTCGCGCGCGTGATGCCCGCGAGCACGCCCGTCGCCTCAGGCAGGTCCGGCGTCCGCTCCCCGTCGAAGTACGGGACGAGCACGAGCCCGCCGCCCCGCTCGCCCTCGTGCGGTACCGCCGCGCCCTCGGCGACGAGCGCGCCGAACGCGTCGTGGTCGACGCCCAGCAGGGCCGCGGTCGCGTCGAGCACGCGGGCCGCGTTGAGCGTCGCCGAGAGGGGGAGGAACGCCCCCGTCGCGTCGGCGAAGCCCGCGACGAGACCCGTCGCGTCCGCCGTGGGCGCCGCGGCGATCGAGAAGACCGTGCCCGACGTGCCGATCGACACGACGACATCGCCCTCGCGCGCATCGAGCCCCAGCGCCGCACCGGCGTTGTCGCCCGCGCCCGCGCCGACGATGACGCCGCGCGGCACACCGGGCAGCACGCCCTCGACGGTCTCGCCCGCGCGTTCGTTCGGCTGCAGGACGTGCGGCAACACGACCTCGTGGCCGAGCGCGGCGACGAGCAGCTCGCGATCCCAGTCGCCCGTCCGCGGCGACCAGTAGCCCGTCCCCGAGGCATCGGACCGATCGGTCGTGAGCGCCACGAGGTCGGGGCCGAGCGGACTCTCGTCGGCCGGCCCGTAGCCCAGCAGGCGCCAGGTCAGCCAATCGTGCGGCAGCGCGACCGCGGCGACGCGCGCGGCCGACTCGGGTTCGTGGTC is drawn from Pseudoclavibacter chungangensis and contains these coding sequences:
- a CDS encoding MFS transporter, with amino-acid sequence MHPSRAALLACLGAGFATLLDASVIAFTAPAVRDSLGLDTGQVQWFLASFSLTFGLGLAPAGRLGDAYGRRTLFTIGLLVFVTGAIVSGLAFDGAVLVGGRLLQGFGAGVISAQVLGVMQDVFTGQDRLRALAAYTSAGAAAGIVGPLLAGGLFALLDPALAWRLVLLAPAPFAVVTIVLALRGLPRDGGRRARVSLDLPGIALLGALVVVVTIPVIDPGIPPAGAVAIVVASVLLLVALVVWERATTARGRLALFAPALIRSRGFVLGNVAALLWFGSVLATGTVTAVHFLDSHGIGALTVALALVPAAAGRIVASQQGARLFARSGPIVVPIGLAVHATCIATMWLATFLVDGVALFVTVCLVQIPAGMASGIVEPALRAVTLGHAPPGFNGVAASFLQLTQRLSATFFVALTTGILLAGAASPTAALGWALLVCALAAACAALTATDRSVRGAPGR
- a CDS encoding DUF222 domain-containing protein, translating into MRVRLLTGQVASAGTAALAAAEASVRAGGEPRDAQHEAVELLRALDALSAAVAGGRARTEEFLYATAVARGRGEVGVHDDGAAVGVRSDSDDTLPDLGDPERIRIAVLEAASEAAVATCTTTQAMSGRMTESNALRNRFPATLHALCDGLISARHAAIIRDRGERIAHDDDRAAYEHTLVPIARETTPGRLDRAARREAERYLREPLADRHRRARDARRVWITEDEDAMCILSARLPLVLGTGIHDRLTRYAKLLRHPADPRRLDHLRADVLSELLLTGVAPDADARHGIDSTRSTIATGSDAGPGGACPNGAGPNGATHDDEAPPGEHTATRGSGLSGIHAIRGRVAVTVPALTLLGRTDDPALLGGRSPIPIEQAATLLADAPTFTRILTHPMTGIPVGSDRHDPGAALREHLRTREHTAGSPGVSRRHSTATSTTPTTGSTAAPPHTTISPTSAERTTCSSTGRSGRRPTAPAVSSNGPRPTAAATPTSPTPRARSSPRRRSPNPPPTGLGPFPIMSDLHRGARPSRASDSPRRGRRVGRRRGTARTRARAPPDAAHRLHRTRTTHHRGRRAPIDPGPVDYIGPMVAKYDDASWHYGRDFPKLLPKRAASTHIGMFVAWCLLNGHASDRAVADLGDAIHLLSKRTRAMTPGRFLIRMMDEKFLGSDLTDEGNAFTHAYYEGDDDSLPYIDDYTDAAGPRVTNPYRVPDTWASYDRVAPRITARYEQWVAAGRPEFLT
- a CDS encoding VOC family protein, translating into MTGLHHVELWVPELAAVEAEWAWLFERVGFADGRAWPGGRTWTAGGVEIVLTESPTMHDAGHDRRRSGVNHLAFRAGTAATVDATMAGAASAGWRPLYQDRYPFAGGPQHYAGWLENASGFKVELVADDQVRNSGRPAATHCS
- a CDS encoding FGGY family carbohydrate kinase; the encoded protein is MLVAGFDSSTQSCKLVVRDAETGALVRSGRATHPEGTEVPPEAWWRALAAAVADAGGLDDVAAVSIAGQQHGLVALDAEGRVIRDALLWNDTRSAGAARDLIAEFGAAYLAARVGAVPVASFTSTKLRWLRDHEPESAARVAAVALPHDWLTWRLLGYGPADESPLGPDLVALTTDRSDASGTGYWSPRTGDWDRELLVAALGHEVVLPHVLQPNERAGETVEGVLPGVPRGVIVGAGAGDNAGAALGLDAREGDVVVSIGTSGTVFSIAAAPTADATGLVAGFADATGAFLPLSATLNAARVLDATAALLGVDHDAFGALVAEGAAVPHEGERGGGLVLVPYFDGERTPDLPEATGVLAGITRATLTRAGLARASVEGVLCNLAEALDAHRALGVTVRRVLLIGGAAVSPGVQAVVPHVFDVPVDVPAPGEYVADGAARQAVWTLTRVRPDWPVETVAHLDPADDHGLRERYRAEAARIAAR